One region of Centropristis striata isolate RG_2023a ecotype Rhode Island chromosome 3, C.striata_1.0, whole genome shotgun sequence genomic DNA includes:
- the LOC131968104 gene encoding odorant receptor 131-2-like has protein sequence MNSSSYGNNVSTVLSSRDSYSSAVAKNVIVLALGLVINYINGSLIHTFRKHQIFYMNPRYILFIHLVVNDMIQLTATISLFVLSYIFYKINVSLCCLIVTFALVTTHNTPLNLAVMAVECYIAICLPLRHAKFCTIKRTYILIGWIWAMTAASILPNVFVFLATEPVEFFYSTIFCQRDNLFRHPIHLEKKQVSYIIYQIAVWLVLLYTYIKIFCAAKSAKSANGDTKKARNTILLHGFQLLLCMLTYVGHVIKSALKYLFPKHHAQIMFVSYIIIYILPRFVSPIVYGLRDKMFRQHLKTYLLCTVKVSFKAWTV, from the exons ATGAATTCCTCATCTTATGGCAACAACGTGTCAACTGTTCTTAGCTCTCGAGACTCCTACAGCTCAGCTGtagccaaaaatgtgattgtccTGGCTCTTGGTCTTGTTATCAACTACATCAACGGTAGCCTGATTCACACCTTTAGAAAACATCAG ATATTTTATATGAATCCTCGTTACATCCTGTTTATCCACCTGGTGGTGAACGACATGATCCAGCTGACTGCAACAATCTCCCTGTTTGTCTTGAGTTACATCTTCTACAAaattaatgtttctttgtgttgcCTCATTGTTACTTTTGCTCTCGTCACAACCCACAACACTCCATTAAATTTAGCTGTGATGGCAGTGGAGTGCTACATCGCTATCTGTTTACCACTGAGGCACGCTAAGTTCTGCACAATCAAAAGAACTTACATTCTGATTGGTTGGATTTGGGCAATGACTGCAGCCTCAATCCTGCCAaatgtgtttgtctttctgGCAACAGAGCCTGTAGAGTTTTTTTATTCCACAATTTTTTGTCAGAGGGATAACCTCTTCAGACATCCTATACACTTGGAAAAGAAGCAAGTTTCCTACATAATTTACCAGATTGCCGTTTGGCTCGTTCTGCTCTACACTTACATCAAGATTTTCTGTGCTGCTAAATCAGCAAAATCAGCTAATGGGGACACAAAGAAGGCCAGAAATACAATCCTGTTGCATGGCTTTCAGCTGCTGTTGTGTATGCTCACCTATGTAGGACATGTGATAAAAAGTGCTTTGAAATACTTGTTCCCTAAACACCATGCACAAATAATGTTTGTTTCCTACATCATCATCTACATCCTCCCCAGGTTTGTCAGTCCTATTGTGTATGGACTGCGAGACAAGATGTTTAGACAGCATTTGAAGACATATCTGCTGTGTACAGTGAAAGTAAGCTTCAAAGCATGGACTGTGTAG
- the LOC131968105 gene encoding odorant receptor 131-2-like — translation MNASSANVTVVLQYRDSFTKAVVKNVIVVVVGISINHINAGLIHTFCKHQIFYRNPRYILFIHLVINDMIQVTLSVTLFVISYTIYKINVSLCSTFILLALFTTENTPLNLACMAVECYIAICLPLRHVQICTVKRTLMLIGLIWSTSMLSVLSDLFITLATEQLGFFHSRVFCLRQTVFPNPLIIKKRDITYSVFLVIVWFTIVYTYFRILFTAKTASKDTKKARNTILLHGLQLLLCMTSYAAPQLKQALLQWFPQNYTDSLFACYIIVQILPRSISPIIYGMRDKTFRTYLKQCLVCKRQRTLKS, via the exons ATGAACGCTTCATCTGCCAATGTGACGGTGGTTTTACAATATCGAGACTCCTTCACAAAAGCTGTGGTCAAGAATGTGATTGTTGTGGTTGTCGGAATCTCCATCAACCACATCAATGCAGGCCTTATTCACACCTTCTGCAAACACCAG ATATTCTACAGGAATCCTCGATACATCCTTTTCATTCACCTGGTGATCAACGACATGATCCAAGTAACCCTGTCCGTTACCCTGTTTGTCATCAGCTAcaccatctacaaaataaatgtCTCCCTCTGCTCCACCTTCATCTTACTTGCTCTTTTCACCACTGAAAACACCCCTTTGAACCTGGCCTGCATGGCGGTAGAGTGCTACATCGCCATCTGCCTCCCTCTTCGCCACGTGCAGATTTGTACAGTCAAGAGAACGTTGATGCTGATTGGTTTGATCTGGTCAACGAGCATGTTGTCTGTTCTCTCTGATCTGTTCATCACTTTGGCCACAGAGCAGCTGGGCTTCTTTCATTCCAGAGTCTTCTGCCTCAGACAAACTGTCTTCCCAAATCCCCTCATCATCAAGAAGAGAGATATCACATATTCAGTCTTTCTAGTTATAGTCTGGTTCACTATTGTTTACACGTACTTCAGAATtctgttcactgcaaaaacagcTAGCAAAGATACTAAAAAGGCCAGAAATACTATCCTTCTACATGGgcttcagctgctgctgtgtaTGACATCATATGCAGCCCCCCAGTTGAAACAGGCTCTGCTGCAGTGGTTCCCTCAGAATTACACAGACTCTCTATTTGCCTGTTATATTATTGTACAGATCCTGCCACGATCCATTAGCCCTATTATCTATGGCATGCGAGACAAAACTTTCAGGACATACCTGAAACAGTGTCTGGTATGTAAAAGACAGCGCACATTAAAGTcctag
- the LOC131968893 gene encoding odorant receptor 131-2-like: MNVSSANVTVVLQYRDSFTKAVVKNVIVVVLGISINYINAGLIHTFCKHQIFYRNPRYILFIHLVVNDMIQVTVTVTMFIISYVLFKINVSLCSSLILLSVFVTQNTPLNLACMAVECYIAICLPLRHVQICTVKRTLMLIGLIWSTSMCFALPDLFITLATEQLDFFYSRVFCLQKNVFPNPHISKKRDITYSVFLVIVWITIVYTYFIILFTAKTASKDAKKARNTILLHGFQVMLCMATYIAPQLKEALLQWFPKNYTDSLFACYIIIQVLPRSISPIIYGIRDKTFRTYLKRYLVCKMSPK; the protein is encoded by the exons ATGAACGTGTCGTCTGCCAATGTGACGGTGGTTTTACAGTATCGGGACTCCTTCACTAAAGCTGTGGTCAAAAATGTGATCGTTGTGGTTCTCGGGATCTCCATCAACTACATCAATGCAGGCCTCATTCACACCTTCTGCAAACACCAG ATCTTCTACAGGAATCCTCGATATATACTTTTCATTCATCTGGTGGTCAACGACATGATCCAAGTGACGGTGACTGTCACCATGTTCATCATAAGCTACGTcctctttaaaataaatgtctccCTCTGCTCCAGTTTAATCCTGCTCTCTGTTTTTGTCACTCAAAACACCCCTCTGAACCTGGCCTGCATGGCGGTAGAGTGCTACATCGCCATCTGTCTTCCTCTCCGTCACGTTCAGATCTGTACAGTCAAGAGAACGTTGATGCTGATTGGTTTGATCTGGTCGACGAGCATGTGTTTTGCTCTTCCTGATCTGTTCATCACTTTGGCCACAGAGCAGCTGGACTTCTTTTATTCCAGAGTCTTCTGTCTCCAGAAAAATGTCTTCCCAAATCCCCACATCAGCAAGAAGAGAGATATCACATATTCAGTGTTTCTTGTTATAGTTTGGATCACTATTGTTTACACATACTTCATAATccttttcactgcaaaaacagcTAGCAAAGACGCTAAAAAAGCCAGAAACACTATCCTCCTCCATGGGTTTCAGGTTATGCTTTGTATGGCAACATATATTGCCCCCCAGTTGAAAGAGGCTCTGCTGCAGTGGTTCCCTAAGAATTACACAGACTCTTTATTTGCCTGTTATATTATAATACAGGTCCTGCCACGATCCATTAGCCCAATCATCTATGGCATACGAGACAAGACTTTCAGGACGTACCTGAAACGGTATCTGGTATGTAAAATGAGCCCAAAGTAA